The Natronospira proteinivora genomic sequence GTTCAATCTGGCCGTGTTGCGGATTTTCCTGGGTGAAAACCCCGCCGATACCGATTTGCGCGACGGCATGCTGGGCATGGACTAAGACTGCCCGGCACAGCGTGATTGAAAGCCTTAAGGGGCAGCTTGCGGGCTGCCCCTTTTTTCATGCCCGCCCGCGTCACAGCCCGGCCAACTCACTCAGGAATTGATCCAGGCCCTGGATGTAGCGCTGGCGGCTGTCCAGAAAGCCCGTGTTGTGCCCGCCCTGCAGTGTGAGGAAATCCTTGGGCTGATTGGCAGTTTCATAGACGGCCCGGCCCTGTTCATAGGGGATGATCTCGTCATCCTCGCTGTGCACCATCAGCAGCGGCGCCTGGATGTCTTGCACATAGGCCTCGTTGTCGTAATCCATGCGGGCCAGCCAGCGGGCGGGGAAGAAGGGGTAGACGGCCTGGGCCATCTCCGGCACTGAGCGGAAGGCGGATTCCAGAATCACCGCCCCTGGCTGGTGTTCCCGGGCCAGCTCCGAAGCCACTGCTGAGCCCAGGGAACGGCCGAAAAGCACGATGTCTTCGGCCGGGATCTGCCGATCCTCGCGCAGGTGGGTCCAAGCGGCCCTCGCGTCCTGGCGCAGCCCGCCTTCCGAGGGGCTGCCCTCGCTTTGCCCGTAGCCCCGGTAATCGATGATCAGCACCGACAGGCCCAGTTCCCGGAAGATGGCGATGGATTCCAGGCGGTGGGAGATGTTGCCGGCGTTTCCGTGGAAAAAGATCAGGCTGGCCCGAGCCTCGGAGGCCGGAATCCACCAGCCGTGCAGCTCGACCCCGTCCCCGGTGCTGAGGTGCACATCCTCGTATTCCCAGCCCCGCTCAGCCGGGTCGGCCTGCAGGTCTCGCGTGGGCATATTGGGCTGATAGAGCAGATGGTTCTGGAAAACCCACAACAGGGCCAGCACCGCCAGATAGGCCACCGCAAAGATCATTAGCCAGCGCAGCATGGTGTGCTTCTCCGTATCGCCTTGGCTTTCCCTGGATCAGGATGAATTCCGGGGTCGGAACATGGTCTAGACTAGGGTAAACCCTGATCTCATGCCACGCCGGGTGTGCCATGCGAATCCTGATCCAGTGCCTGTTGTTGTTCAGCTTGCTCGGCCTCAGTCTCGATGCCGACGCCAGCCTGCGTTGCAACGGGAAACTGGTCAAGACGGGGGATCGCATGTTCGAGGTACGCGAGCATTGCGGCGAGCCGGATGTGGTGGTGCCCCTGCATAGCGCCTATACCGTCCGCCACGGACATGTGCCCACCCGGGAGGAGTGGCAGTACAACTTCGGGCCCCACCGTCTGATGCGGTTTCTGCGCTTTCAGGACGGGCGGCTGGTGCAGATTCGCACCGGCAAGCACGGCTTTCGCAGTTCCCCCGGCAGTTGCTCACCCAACAATCTGGAAACCGGCATGACCCAGCTGGAGCTGGCCGCCCGTTGTGGCGAGCCTCGTTCCAAGGAACTGCGGGTTACCTCAAAACGTTACCGGGTAGATGGTCTGGGAAGGGTCTATCAGGCCGGACAGGCCGCGGAAGACTGGATCTATGATTTCGGTTCCAATCGCTTCGTGCGCATTGTCACCCTGATCAACGGCCAGGTGGTCAACATCGAGCGCAGCAGTAGCCGCGGCAGCTAGGGATTGCTAGGCCCCGGCGGCCAGGCGTCGGCGTCGCCAGTTCCAGACCGCGCCCAGCAGGATCAGGGCGATGCCCAGGGCCAGGGCTGGCAGTCGCAGCGGCTCGGGTAGCAGGGAGACCGAGCCCACCGCCAGAAAGCCAACCAGTAGATAGCCCGGTGCCCAGACGCAGATGGAGAGTATATTGGCGATCATGAAGCGCCGGGGGGACATGCGGACCATGCCGGCCACTGCCGGCATCAGGGAACGCAGGGGCTTGGTGAAGCGGGCAATGAAGATGCTGCGGCTGCCGTAGCGGCGAAAGAACAGCCGGCCCCGACTGATTAGATCCGGGCGACGGGAAAAGGGCCACAGGCGGGTGAGTCGTTCCCGGTAACGCCGGCCCAGCCAGAAATTCAGCGAGGCCCCCAGAAAGGCCCCGGACAGGGCGGCCACGGTCACCGGTAGGACGTGCAGGGCATCCACGGCAATCAGGCCCCCGGCCAGTACCAGCAACACCACGGCGGGAATGAACCAGCCGATGAGTAGCAGGGATTCGAGGAAAATCAGCAAAAATATCAGCAGGGAGGCCATCAGGTAATGGGTGCGCATCCATTGCCCCAGTTCGGCCACCAGCAGTTCATTCATGTTTCAACCCCACTCCAATATGCTGCGCCCCAAGCGTGACTTGAGGCGACCGGGCATTGTAATCTGTCTGACGCAATTCCGCAGCAATCACGCAGTAATCACAAAACTGCTTGGGAGAGAGATATGAAGCTTCATTACAGCTATTGGCTGATACCGGTCGCCGCCTTGATGTTGGCGGCCTGTGAAACCGACGAGGTTCCGGAGCCGGAAACCGACGAGCCCGGCATGGTGGATCAGGCCGAGGAGCAGCCGAATCCCCAGGATGAATGGTGGGATCGCCTGCAGGCTCTGTGTGGCAATGCCTATGCCGGGGAAATGGTCCAGTATGACGAAGAGGCCGATGAGGGTTGGCTGGATGTGGATGTGATCATGCATGTGCGTGAGTGCAGCGAAAGCGAGATCCGCATCCCCCTGCATGTGGGTGATAATCGCTCCCGGACCTGGATCCTGACCCGCAGCGATGACAGCATCACCCTCAAGCACGATCATCGTTATCCGGATGGCAGTGCCGAGGCCCTGCACATGTATGGCGGTACCACCGATGACTTCGGCAGTGCCTATCGCCAGGAGTTTCCGGTGGGTGAGTTCTCTCAGGATCTCTTCCATGAAGAAGGTATTCCGGACAGTGCCGAAAATACCTGGTACATGGAAGTTCATCCCGGCGAGCGCTTCACCTATGGCCTGAGCCGCTTCAACCGGGAGTTCCAGGGTGATTTCGACCTGAGCGATCCGGTGGAGGAACCGCCCGCCCCGTGGGTGGTGACGCCGGAAGAATAAGCGGCCGAGCAACGGCCTGAATGGTATCGCCGCCCGCCGGTACTCGGCGGGCGGCGATCTCTGGGGAAAGTGCGTCCATGTATAAGTCCTGCCGCCTGATCTTTCCGGTGCTTCTCTTGCTGTTTGGCTCTCTGGCCTGTGCTGGTCAGGACAACGGCAGCAATGGCGAATCCGGGGAGCGTGACAGCGGTCTGGAACGCCAGCTGCTGAGGGTGGGCGGTCAGACCATTGAAGTGGAAATTGCCGACAACCCCCGCAGTCGTCAACTGGGTCTGATGTTTCGGGATTATCTGCCCGCCGATGAAGGCATGCTATTCGTCTACCCCCGGCCCGCCGATCTCAGCTTCTGGATGAAGAATACCCGGATTCCGCTGGATATCGCCTACATCGATGAGGTGGGTGTGATCATCAACATTCAGGCCATGGAACCCATGACCACCCGCAGCTATCCGGCCCCCGGCGCCGTTCCCTATGCTCTGGAAATGAATCAGGGCTGGTTCGACGCCCATGACATCACCGCGGGCGATCTCGTTCAGGAACTGCCCCCGCTCTCCACCGCCCGTTAGACCGGGTTTTCTGCAGGCACAAATTTTCAAGGTATAAAAAAACCCGCCCAGGCAGTACCTGGACGGGCCTTTAGCCAATGTGAAAGCCGACTTACTTGAGCTTGGCTTCCTTGTACATCACGTGCTTGCGGACCACCGGATCGTACTTTTTGAATTCAAGCTTGTTCGGGGTGTTCCGCTTGTTCTTGTAAGTGGTGTAGAAGTGGCCGGTATTGGCGCTGGACACCAGTTTGATCTTTTCGCGCATGGCCGCCTCCTTAGAGCTTTTCGCCGCGGGCACGCAAGTCGGCCACGACTTCGTCAATGCCCTTCTTGTCGATGATGCGCAGGCCCTTGGTGGAGACCTTCAGACGCACGAAGCGCTTCTCGCTTTCCAGCCAGAAACGATGGGTATGGAGATTGGGCAGGAACCGGCGGCGCCGCTTGTTATTGGCGTGGGAGACAGTGTTCCCGCTGGCCGGCCGCTTGCCCGTAACCTGGCAGACTCTGGACATAATTCGGTTCCTCTTGAAATACGTTCTGTACCGGGCTGCGGCCCCGGCTGTTCAAGCGGAGGCCACAAATGAAGGCCCCAACGCGGAAAAGCCGCACTTTATACCAGTTTGGCCCTGGCGAGGCAAGATTGACTGGGCTATGGCCGCAGGGAATGACGTGCTCAATCGATAAAAGGCTGCAAAAACAGAGGGTTGCCGTTTTCGCACGTGAATGCGCAGTGACGCGAATACGAGTCCCCGGCCATGCCTGGGGCGGGAACTGCGCTCGGTGCGGGTAGTGGCTCAGGCGTCCAGGTCCGGAATCAGCTGGCTGCGCAGTCGCTGAATGGTGTCCTTGAGCTGGAGCTTGCGCTTTTTCAAACGCCGCAGCTTCAAGTGATCCACCGAGGCGCTTTCCTGCAGGGCCTGGATGGCGTCGTCCAGATCCCGGTGTTCCATGGCAAGGGTCTCGACTTGTGATTTGATTTCTTCGATCTGGGCGTCATCCAGCACGGGGAAGCTCCCTGGCAGCATAGTCCCAAACGGTTCGGGTGCCCTCGGGCAGGACGGGCAGCCGCCCGGGGCTGGGTTGCCAGTCCGTGGGCGCATGGAAGTCCGAGCCCATGGAGGCCAGCAGTTCATAGTCCTCGGCCCGGGCCAGGCAGTGGCGCAGGCGTTCGGCGTCCTCGCCGCCGGAGCGCACTTCCATGCCCAGCCCGCCCATGGCCGAGAAATCCGCCAGCAGCGCCCGCAGGCGGGTGGCGGTGAGGCGGTATTTTAACGGATGGGCCAGCACGGCCAAGCCACCGGCGGCCCGAATCCAGCCCACCACCGTGTCCAGCTCGGGCCAGTCCATGCCCACGGCGGCCGGCTTGCCCTTGCCGAGATAGCGGCGAAAGGCCTGGGGGAAATCCTTGACGTGGCCGGCGTCCACCAGCCAGCGGGCGAAGTGGGCCCGGGTCACGGAGCCGCCATCGGCCAGGGCCTGGGCCCCGGCCAGGGCACCGTCGATGCCCCGCTGGGCCAGTTTGCGCGCAATCCGCTCGGCCCGGTGATTGCGGCGTTCGGCCTGCTCGGCCAGAGCCTGTTCCAGGGCCGGGTGCCGGGGGTCGATCCACAAACCCACCACATGGATCTCCTGCCGGGACCACTGGGCGGAGATCTCCACCCCCGGGATCAGGGTCATCTCGTGTTCGGCGGCCGCCCGCTCGGCCTCGGCCAGGCCGGCCACGGTGTCGTGGTCGGTCAGGGCCAGGCGGCGAACGCCGGCCTGGTCGGCCAGGGCCACCAGTTCGCCGGGGCTGAGGCGCCCGTCGGAGGCCGTGCTGTGGGTATGTAGATCCAGATCGCTGAACATGGTTGCTCGGTTTGCTTGGCCGCCGCCTTGGCAACGACCGGCTTGGGTGATCCGCCATCATATCAGCCCGTAACGGCGACGAGTCCAGGTATAATGGGGGGCTAGCTTAGCGCCGCTGTATTCGGGAGGCCCCATGGCCATTGAGATTCACAAGACCTTTTGGGTGGAAGCCGCCCACCGCTTGCCCAATGTGCCAGAGGGCCATAAATGCGCCCGCCTGCATGGTCATTCCTTCCGGATTGATATCTATGTCAGCGGCGAGCCGGGCGAGCACAGCGGCTGGGTGATGGATTTTGCCGACATCAAGGCCGCCTTCGAGCCGCTGTATCGACAGCTGGATCATCACTATCTGAACGAGATACCCGGCCTGGAAAACCCCACCAGCGAGAACGTTGCGCTTTGGATCTGGGAACGGCTGGAACCCGAGCTGCCCGGCCTGTCGGGGGTGGGGGTGGCCGAGACCTGCACCGCCGGGTGTATCTATCGCGGGCCGAATCGCTAGGCCCCGGCGGGATGCCGCCTTCGCAAGCTCTTCTTTTTTCGACGCCGTTTTCAGTAAGGATCAGGTATGAATCAGGATTTCCTGGAGCCCATCGCCGCCATCGCACGGCGGGCCGGTGATGCCATTCTCGATGTCTACCAAACGGATTTCGAGGTGGAGGTCAAAGACGATGACAGCCCGGTGACCAAGGCCGATATGGCCGCCCACCATGTGATTGTCGAGGGCTTGGCCGAATTGACCCCGGGGCTGCCCATCCTGTCCGAGGAAGCCGCCGATATTACCTGGGAGGATCGCCGCCGCTGGCAGAGCTATTGGCTGGTGGATCCCCTGGACGGGACCAAGGAATTCATCAAGCGCAATGGCGAGTTCACCGTCAATATCGCCCTGGTCAATGAGGGGCAGGCGACCGTGGGGGTGGTGCATGTGCCGGTCAAGGGGATTACCTATCTCGGCTGCGCCGGGGTGGGGGCCTTCCGCCAGGACGGGGACGCGGCGCCTCAGGCCATTCAGTCCCGGCGGCCCGCCGCCACGCCGCCACGTCTGATCGCCAGTCGCTCCCATGGCAG encodes the following:
- a CDS encoding alpha/beta hydrolase — protein: MLRWLMIFAVAYLAVLALLWVFQNHLLYQPNMPTRDLQADPAERGWEYEDVHLSTGDGVELHGWWIPASEARASLIFFHGNAGNISHRLESIAIFRELGLSVLIIDYRGYGQSEGSPSEGGLRQDARAAWTHLREDRQIPAEDIVLFGRSLGSAVASELAREHQPGAVILESAFRSVPEMAQAVYPFFPARWLARMDYDNEAYVQDIQAPLLMVHSEDDEIIPYEQGRAVYETANQPKDFLTLQGGHNTGFLDSRQRYIQGLDQFLSELAGL
- a CDS encoding DUF2845 domain-containing protein, which produces MRILIQCLLLFSLLGLSLDADASLRCNGKLVKTGDRMFEVREHCGEPDVVVPLHSAYTVRHGHVPTREEWQYNFGPHRLMRFLRFQDGRLVQIRTGKHGFRSSPGSCSPNNLETGMTQLELAARCGEPRSKELRVTSKRYRVDGLGRVYQAGQAAEDWIYDFGSNRFVRIVTLINGQVVNIERSSSRGS
- a CDS encoding DedA family protein, with the translated sequence MNELLVAELGQWMRTHYLMASLLIFLLIFLESLLLIGWFIPAVVLLVLAGGLIAVDALHVLPVTVAALSGAFLGASLNFWLGRRYRERLTRLWPFSRRPDLISRGRLFFRRYGSRSIFIARFTKPLRSLMPAVAGMVRMSPRRFMIANILSICVWAPGYLLVGFLAVGSVSLLPEPLRLPALALGIALILLGAVWNWRRRRLAAGA
- a CDS encoding DUF192 domain-containing protein; this encodes MYKSCRLIFPVLLLLFGSLACAGQDNGSNGESGERDSGLERQLLRVGGQTIEVEIADNPRSRQLGLMFRDYLPADEGMLFVYPRPADLSFWMKNTRIPLDIAYIDEVGVIINIQAMEPMTTRSYPAPGAVPYALEMNQGWFDAHDITAGDLVQELPPLSTAR
- the rpmG gene encoding 50S ribosomal protein L33, whose translation is MREKIKLVSSANTGHFYTTYKNKRNTPNKLEFKKYDPVVRKHVMYKEAKLK
- the rpmB gene encoding 50S ribosomal protein L28, with product MSRVCQVTGKRPASGNTVSHANNKRRRRFLPNLHTHRFWLESEKRFVRLKVSTKGLRIIDKKGIDEVVADLRARGEKL
- a CDS encoding DUF465 domain-containing protein yields the protein MLDDAQIEEIKSQVETLAMEHRDLDDAIQALQESASVDHLKLRRLKKRKLQLKDTIQRLRSQLIPDLDA
- a CDS encoding PHP domain-containing protein, whose product is MFSDLDLHTHSTASDGRLSPGELVALADQAGVRRLALTDHDTVAGLAEAERAAAEHEMTLIPGVEISAQWSRQEIHVVGLWIDPRHPALEQALAEQAERRNHRAERIARKLAQRGIDGALAGAQALADGGSVTRAHFARWLVDAGHVKDFPQAFRRYLGKGKPAAVGMDWPELDTVVGWIRAAGGLAVLAHPLKYRLTATRLRALLADFSAMGGLGMEVRSGGEDAERLRHCLARAEDYELLASMGSDFHAPTDWQPSPGRLPVLPEGTRTVWDYAARELPRAG
- the queD gene encoding 6-carboxytetrahydropterin synthase QueD codes for the protein MEIHKTFWVEAAHRLPNVPEGHKCARLHGHSFRIDIYVSGEPGEHSGWVMDFADIKAAFEPLYRQLDHHYLNEIPGLENPTSENVALWIWERLEPELPGLSGVGVAETCTAGCIYRGPNR
- the cysQ gene encoding 3'(2'),5'-bisphosphate nucleotidase CysQ — its product is MNQDFLEPIAAIARRAGDAILDVYQTDFEVEVKDDDSPVTKADMAAHHVIVEGLAELTPGLPILSEEAADITWEDRRRWQSYWLVDPLDGTKEFIKRNGEFTVNIALVNEGQATVGVVHVPVKGITYLGCAGVGAFRQDGDAAPQAIQSRRPAATPPRLIASRSHGSEQVERMMERIGHCERLAAGSSLKFCRVAEGAADLYPRFGPTSEWDTAAAQAVLEAAGGQVTDLEGRPFRYNQKADLLNGSFLASGDPKTDWTQYL